From the genome of Ornithobacterium rhinotracheale, one region includes:
- a CDS encoding HlyD family secretion protein yields the protein MKKNTKNRFFLIFFSSLMIFTACQKKEDNTPPPPPTVPTEISQVQATGEILPKDGISNIASEVGGIVQELRVAEGDQVEKGQIIAVLSTQNAQLNEQEIKTKIATQEAQIQANINNNQQYLINIKDQEQNLATSQKLLAEGAETQQNVTNQANQLALQKAALAQNKKNIAVSQKQLAELKVQLQQSQNSINTLYLKAPESGTLKSLNIQVGDAVTPNGQYAELIPNGDLIAQAEVDELFANRVKIGQPVSIERIGYPEVLATGKVIQADNFLGEKTLFTNQQNDRTDTRVRKVKILIENNAKGVLIGSKVNCLIKIKN from the coding sequence ATGAAAAAAAATACCAAAAATCGATTTTTTCTGATTTTCTTTTCAAGCTTAATGATTTTTACCGCTTGCCAAAAGAAAGAAGACAACACGCCACCCCCGCCACCTACTGTGCCTACCGAGATTTCTCAGGTGCAAGCAACGGGCGAAATTCTACCTAAAGATGGAATTTCCAATATCGCGTCCGAAGTTGGAGGCATAGTCCAAGAGCTTCGCGTGGCAGAAGGAGACCAAGTGGAAAAGGGACAAATCATCGCAGTGCTTTCTACACAAAACGCACAATTGAACGAACAAGAGATTAAAACCAAAATCGCTACACAAGAAGCGCAAATTCAAGCCAATATCAATAACAATCAGCAATATTTAATTAATATTAAAGACCAAGAGCAAAATTTAGCCACAAGCCAAAAACTGCTGGCAGAAGGTGCCGAAACGCAACAAAATGTAACCAATCAAGCCAATCAATTGGCGTTGCAAAAGGCAGCTTTAGCTCAAAACAAAAAGAATATTGCGGTGAGCCAGAAACAATTAGCCGAGCTAAAAGTTCAATTACAGCAAAGTCAAAATTCGATAAACACCCTTTATTTAAAGGCTCCAGAAAGTGGCACTTTAAAGTCGCTCAACATTCAAGTAGGAGACGCCGTGACGCCCAATGGGCAATATGCAGAGCTTATCCCTAATGGGGATTTAATCGCTCAGGCAGAAGTAGACGAACTATTTGCCAATCGTGTAAAAATAGGACAACCCGTGAGCATTGAACGCATTGGCTACCCTGAGGTTTTAGCCACTGGAAAAGTGATTCAAGCAGATAATTTTTTAGGCGAAAAAACCTTATTTACCAATCAACAAAACGACCGCACCGATACGCGCGTGAGAAAAGTAAAAATCTTAATCGAAAACAACGCCAAAGGTGTTTTGATTGGCTCAAAGGTAAATTGTTTGATTAAAATTAAAAATTAA
- a CDS encoding ABC transporter ATP-binding protein, with translation MIVAKLEKAGKEYKSGDTTIVALQPTNLEINKGELTLILGPSGSGKTTLLSMIGCVIYPSYGNIYLDGQQVNNLKEDKLSEIRLHKIGFVFQSFNLIQPLNALENVMQPLLLMKMDKKTAREKATEALTKLGIAERMFSLPKNLSGGQQQRVAIARALVTNPSIILCDEPTASLDAKSIGVVMEELKELSKEGKAVIIVTHDHRLKKFADRTIFVSDGRAYDYDPEAEDF, from the coding sequence ATGATTGTAGCCAAATTAGAAAAAGCAGGCAAAGAATACAAAAGTGGCGATACCACAATCGTTGCTTTGCAGCCTACGAATTTAGAAATCAACAAAGGTGAGCTCACGCTTATTCTTGGCCCCTCGGGCTCTGGAAAAACCACCTTGCTCTCTATGATTGGCTGTGTGATTTACCCCAGCTACGGCAATATTTATTTGGACGGACAGCAAGTCAATAATTTAAAAGAAGACAAACTCTCCGAAATTCGATTGCACAAAATCGGCTTTGTATTTCAAAGTTTCAACCTTATTCAGCCATTAAATGCTTTGGAAAATGTGATGCAACCTCTGCTTTTGATGAAAATGGATAAAAAAACGGCTCGCGAAAAAGCAACCGAAGCACTCACCAAATTAGGCATAGCCGAAAGAATGTTCTCGCTCCCTAAGAATTTAAGCGGGGGGCAACAGCAGCGAGTTGCCATTGCGCGTGCATTGGTAACCAATCCTTCTATTATATTATGTGATGAACCCACCGCCTCGCTCGACGCCAAAAGTATCGGCGTGGTGATGGAAGAGCTTAAAGAATTATCCAAAGAAGGCAAAGCGGTGATTATCGTAACACACGATCACCGACTCAAGAAATTTGCCGACCGCACGATTTTCGTGTCAGACGGGCGTGCGTATGATTACGATCCCGAAGCCGAAGATTTTTAA
- the typA gene encoding translational GTPase TypA, translating into MQNIRNIAIIAHVDHGKTTLVDKIMHHCAIFRDNQETGELILDNNDLERERGITIVSKNVSVNYKGTKINIIDTPGHADFGGEVERVLNMADGVLLLVDAFEGPMPQTRFVLQKAIDMKLKPIVVVNKVDKENCTPEEVHEKVFDLMFELGAEEWQLDFPTVYGSAKQNWMSEDYTKPTNSIEPLLDAVVEHIPAPKVDLTGTPQMLITSLDFSTFTGRIAIGRLSRGILREGMNVTLVKRDGRLVKSKIKELHTFTGLGRAKVEEVQAGDICAVVGLDGFEIGDTIADFENPEGLETIAIDEPTMSMLFTINDSPFFGKEGKYVTSRHIKERLEKELEKNLAMRVEQTDSADKFIVYGRGVMHLSVLIETMRREGYELQIGQPQVIIREIDGVKCEPVEELTIDLPEEVSGKAVEFVTLRKGELLSMESKGERMICEFLIPSRGIIGLRNQLLTATAGEAIMAHRFKEYQPMKGDIPERQNGSLISMETGEAIPYSLDKLQDRGTFFVEPGEKIYEGQVIGENTRADDMVVNITKTKKLTNIRSAGADDKAKIAPAKKFSLEEALEYIQKDEYVEVTPNSLRIRKILLTESDRKRAANPAFNTGK; encoded by the coding sequence ATGCAAAATATACGAAATATCGCAATTATTGCACACGTAGACCACGGAAAAACTACGCTGGTAGACAAAATAATGCACCACTGCGCCATTTTTAGAGACAATCAAGAAACAGGCGAACTGATTTTAGACAACAACGACTTGGAACGAGAAAGAGGGATTACCATCGTTTCTAAGAATGTTTCTGTAAACTATAAAGGGACTAAAATCAACATTATAGACACTCCTGGCCACGCCGATTTTGGTGGAGAGGTGGAACGCGTGCTTAATATGGCTGATGGCGTTTTGCTCCTAGTAGACGCCTTTGAAGGCCCTATGCCACAGACTCGCTTTGTGCTGCAAAAAGCCATTGATATGAAGCTTAAACCCATCGTGGTGGTAAACAAAGTAGATAAGGAAAACTGCACCCCAGAGGAAGTCCACGAAAAAGTTTTTGACTTAATGTTTGAGCTTGGTGCCGAAGAATGGCAGCTCGATTTCCCTACCGTGTACGGCTCTGCAAAACAAAACTGGATGAGCGAGGATTATACCAAGCCCACCAACAGCATAGAACCACTCCTTGATGCCGTAGTGGAGCATATACCCGCCCCAAAAGTAGACCTCACCGGCACACCGCAAATGCTCATCACTTCGCTAGATTTCTCCACCTTCACAGGGCGTATTGCCATCGGGCGACTATCTCGCGGCATACTAAGAGAGGGAATGAATGTAACCTTGGTTAAAAGAGATGGCCGATTGGTGAAATCTAAAATCAAAGAACTCCACACCTTCACTGGCTTAGGGCGAGCCAAAGTAGAAGAAGTGCAGGCAGGCGACATCTGTGCCGTGGTAGGGCTTGATGGATTTGAAATTGGCGACACCATCGCAGATTTTGAAAATCCTGAAGGACTTGAAACCATCGCCATCGATGAGCCTACAATGAGCATGCTTTTCACCATCAACGATTCACCATTCTTCGGGAAAGAAGGAAAGTATGTAACCTCCCGCCACATTAAGGAAAGATTAGAAAAAGAATTAGAGAAAAACCTCGCTATGCGCGTAGAGCAGACAGATTCTGCCGATAAATTCATCGTCTATGGCCGTGGCGTAATGCACCTTTCCGTCCTAATTGAAACAATGAGAAGAGAGGGCTACGAATTACAAATCGGGCAGCCCCAAGTAATCATCAGAGAAATCGATGGTGTGAAATGCGAGCCTGTGGAGGAGCTCACTATCGACTTGCCAGAAGAAGTTTCGGGGAAAGCCGTAGAATTTGTAACCTTGAGAAAAGGAGAACTTCTTTCAATGGAAAGCAAAGGAGAAAGAATGATTTGTGAGTTTTTGATTCCGTCTCGTGGCATCATAGGCCTTAGAAATCAACTCCTCACCGCCACCGCAGGCGAGGCAATTATGGCACACCGCTTTAAAGAATATCAGCCTATGAAAGGCGATATTCCAGAACGCCAAAATGGCTCATTGATTTCTATGGAAACAGGCGAAGCCATCCCTTACTCCCTAGATAAATTGCAGGACAGAGGCACTTTCTTTGTAGAGCCAGGCGAGAAAATTTACGAAGGCCAAGTAATCGGCGAAAACACGCGTGCCGATGATATGGTGGTAAACATTACTAAAACTAAAAAACTGACCAACATTCGTTCGGCAGGGGCTGATGATAAAGCGAAAATCGCTCCAGCTAAAAAATTCTCGCTGGAAGAAGCTTTGGAATATATCCAAAAAGATGAATATGTGGAGGTAACGCCAAATTCATTGAGAATTAGAAAAATACTCCTTACCGAAAGCGATAGAAAAAGAGCAGCAAACCCTGCTTTTAATACTGGAAAATAA
- a CDS encoding M1 family metallopeptidase — protein sequence MDSANPQNHTQRGRQSSEGIDYTMTQWYPKFAMYDQNGWNLQEYIGREFYAPFANFDVKITLPSEYTVGASGTLINEKEVLSPTAQKYKTWHYAINDIHDFMWAADPSYTIVKQKLNNAPTVYYFYSEDLAPEYLKNWEKAQHYVPGFFAFMNERFGQYPWDTYTIIQAGDGGMEYGAATAITGQRSLESLVGVIFHEGAHSWFQHLFGINETEQEWFDEGFTSYAETLAFKKVFDKGNPDGVGVTQDAYAGYYNLVRSGMQEPLSTLADYYDTNYAYGISAYYKGQVFVAQLGYVIGEENLRKTFKEFYRRWNLDHPSYKDFVKTAEDLSGINLKWYSNMMVNTIRVIDYAVAAEGKEVKLINKSNFAMPLDVLVTYTDGSQELFYIPLNAMRGAKPFEKEYYPKATFTQLKDWNWTKPTYHFTAEKEIQKVEIDPTQRLADVDWADNTWTK from the coding sequence ATGGACAGCGCAAATCCCCAAAATCATACGCAGAGGGGGCGCCAATCCTCCGAGGGCATCGATTATACTATGACGCAGTGGTACCCCAAATTTGCTATGTACGACCAAAATGGCTGGAACCTGCAAGAGTACATCGGGCGCGAGTTTTATGCCCCATTTGCCAACTTTGATGTAAAAATCACCCTGCCCTCTGAGTACACAGTAGGCGCCTCTGGCACGCTAATAAATGAAAAAGAAGTGCTAAGCCCCACCGCTCAAAAATATAAAACTTGGCACTACGCCATCAATGATATTCACGACTTTATGTGGGCGGCAGACCCCTCGTATACAATTGTAAAGCAGAAATTAAATAATGCCCCCACCGTTTACTATTTTTATAGTGAAGATTTAGCGCCAGAATATTTAAAAAATTGGGAAAAAGCACAACACTATGTACCAGGCTTCTTTGCCTTTATGAACGAACGCTTTGGCCAATACCCGTGGGATACCTACACCATCATTCAGGCGGGCGACGGCGGTATGGAATACGGCGCTGCAACTGCCATCACAGGGCAGCGCTCACTGGAAAGCCTTGTGGGCGTGATTTTCCACGAGGGGGCGCACTCTTGGTTTCAGCACTTATTTGGAATTAATGAGACAGAGCAAGAGTGGTTCGATGAGGGATTTACTAGCTATGCAGAAACTTTAGCTTTCAAAAAAGTATTTGATAAAGGAAACCCAGACGGAGTAGGAGTAACGCAAGATGCCTATGCGGGCTATTACAATTTGGTGCGATCTGGCATGCAAGAGCCGCTTAGCACTTTGGCAGATTACTACGATACCAATTATGCTTATGGAATTTCTGCTTATTACAAAGGACAAGTGTTTGTAGCGCAATTGGGCTATGTCATCGGGGAAGAAAACCTTAGAAAAACATTTAAAGAATTTTATCGCCGTTGGAACTTGGATCACCCATCGTACAAAGATTTTGTAAAAACGGCCGAAGACCTCTCGGGCATTAACCTTAAATGGTACAGCAATATGATGGTGAACACCATTCGCGTGATAGATTACGCCGTGGCAGCCGAGGGCAAAGAGGTGAAATTAATCAATAAATCAAATTTTGCCATGCCGCTAGATGTTTTAGTCACTTATACAGATGGTTCGCAAGAATTATTTTACATTCCGCTGAACGCTATGCGCGGCGCCAAGCCCTTTGAAAAAGAATATTACCCTAAGGCTACATTCACTCAATTAAAGGACTGGAACTGGACAAAGCCCACTTACCATTTCACGGCTGAAAAAGAAATTCAAAAAGTAGAAATCGACCCCACTCAACGCTTAGCTGATGTGGATTGGGCCGACAATACTTGGACTAAATAA
- a CDS encoding type III pantothenate kinase produces the protein MLLAVNIGNSNIRFGIENEGKITASWTINTKPYKTTDEIFLLIKSSYKLYRIKAKNITGIVIGSVVPHQTRLVAKALERIHHIAPTIVDRNTPSPVVHHSNQMGTDLYANAVAAHALYQGKKIVVDFGTALTLTGIDEKGELLGVIIAPGVITSLNALVGNTAQLPDIELSEPKSVLGRDTETCMQSGMVYGYVAMVEGLINRINASIGDDTTVISTGGLGHIYQPLTQKINIDDKLHTLKGLCILYEFNQK, from the coding sequence ATGCTTTTAGCTGTAAATATCGGAAACTCCAACATTCGTTTCGGCATTGAAAACGAGGGCAAAATCACCGCCTCGTGGACAATTAATACCAAGCCCTATAAAACGACTGATGAGATTTTTTTGCTCATCAAAAGTTCGTATAAATTATACCGAATTAAAGCCAAAAACATCACCGGAATAGTCATTGGCTCCGTAGTGCCTCACCAAACTCGCCTCGTGGCAAAGGCCCTAGAACGCATACACCACATTGCCCCCACCATTGTAGATAGGAACACCCCCTCGCCCGTGGTGCACCACTCCAATCAAATGGGAACAGACCTCTATGCCAATGCCGTGGCGGCGCACGCACTATACCAAGGCAAAAAAATTGTGGTGGATTTCGGGACAGCCCTCACCCTCACGGGGATAGATGAAAAAGGAGAACTGCTCGGCGTCATCATTGCGCCTGGCGTCATCACCTCACTCAATGCCTTAGTAGGCAACACCGCCCAGCTCCCAGATATTGAACTCTCCGAACCCAAATCAGTGCTTGGGAGAGATACAGAAACCTGTATGCAGAGCGGAATGGTGTATGGCTATGTTGCCATGGTCGAAGGCTTAATCAATAGAATCAATGCCAGCATCGGCGATGATACAACTGTGATTTCCACAGGTGGTTTAGGACATATTTATCAGCCCTTAACCCAAAAAATAAACATAGACGATAAATTGCATACGCTAAAAGGTTTGTGCATTTTGTATGAATTCAATCAAAAATAG
- a CDS encoding hydroxymethylglutaryl-CoA reductase — MIKGFSKLNKDEKIKWLTENYFAQPHEAQEILAQYQNPNASLQKLHDEFSENTLTNYYLPFGVAPNFIIDGEEYTLPMAVEESSVVAAASKAAKFWGERGGFKTQILGVKKLGHVHFMFEGDFSHLQALFNESLEKKLRIDTANITKNMEKRGGGILSLELIDKTADLPNYYQLKASFNTKDSMGANFINSCLEQFAQTLEQSVQNSDKFSDQEKDSLQIVMSILSNYTPECMVRAEVECPVEQMAEKDIYATEFVEKFNRAVRIAEIEPYRATTHNKGIMNGVDAVVIATGNDFRAVEACAHAYASHNGKYSSLSHCEVKDGKFRFWIDLPIALGTVGGLTSLHPLVKWALELLKKPTAKQLMRIVACAGLAQNFAALRSLVTTGIQKGHMKMHLQNILNQLGATPKERTTITEHFKDQTLSHSAVVDLFNKIRTEK; from the coding sequence ATGATTAAAGGTTTTTCCAAACTAAATAAAGACGAAAAAATTAAATGGCTCACTGAGAATTATTTTGCCCAACCCCACGAGGCGCAAGAAATCTTAGCCCAATACCAAAACCCCAATGCTAGCCTGCAAAAGCTCCACGATGAATTTTCTGAAAACACGCTCACCAATTATTATTTGCCCTTTGGCGTAGCGCCCAATTTCATCATTGATGGCGAGGAATACACACTCCCGATGGCTGTGGAGGAAAGTTCGGTAGTGGCGGCAGCGTCCAAAGCGGCTAAATTCTGGGGCGAGCGAGGGGGCTTTAAAACTCAGATTTTGGGCGTAAAAAAATTGGGACATGTCCATTTTATGTTTGAAGGAGATTTCTCTCATTTGCAGGCGCTATTTAATGAAAGCTTAGAGAAAAAACTCCGCATAGATACCGCTAATATTACCAAAAATATGGAAAAACGAGGTGGTGGAATCCTTTCGCTCGAATTGATTGACAAAACGGCTGATTTGCCAAATTATTATCAATTAAAGGCAAGTTTTAACACCAAAGATTCTATGGGTGCCAATTTCATCAATTCGTGTTTGGAACAGTTTGCACAAACGCTGGAACAATCGGTGCAAAACAGCGATAAATTTTCTGACCAAGAAAAGGATTCTTTGCAAATCGTAATGTCGATTTTGTCCAACTATACGCCTGAATGCATGGTGCGTGCCGAGGTGGAATGCCCCGTGGAGCAAATGGCCGAAAAGGACATTTATGCCACCGAATTTGTAGAAAAATTCAATCGTGCGGTGCGCATTGCCGAGATTGAGCCTTATCGCGCCACCACGCATAACAAGGGCATAATGAATGGTGTAGACGCCGTGGTCATCGCTACGGGAAACGACTTTAGAGCCGTAGAAGCTTGTGCACATGCCTACGCCTCGCACAACGGAAAATACAGTAGCCTAAGCCATTGCGAAGTAAAGGACGGAAAATTCCGTTTTTGGATAGATTTACCGATTGCCTTAGGCACCGTGGGAGGGCTCACTTCGCTTCACCCTTTGGTAAAATGGGCGTTGGAATTGCTTAAAAAGCCTACCGCCAAACAATTAATGCGCATTGTAGCCTGTGCGGGATTGGCTCAGAATTTTGCTGCCTTGCGCTCGCTGGTAACAACGGGTATCCAAAAAGGGCATATGAAAATGCATTTGCAAAACATTTTAAACCAATTGGGTGCAACGCCAAAGGAACGCACCACCATTACCGAGCACTTTAAAGACCAAACGCTCTCGCATAGTGCTGTGGTTGATTTATTTAATAAGATTAGAACTGAAAAATAA
- a CDS encoding DUF4258 domain-containing protein, whose translation MSDLQRRFKFYGLGILLGIFVVILMFGKRNSCRNYISNYLPNGRVLSEVAFLPKEYSSQAQEQMQALGIDTAFFNQKILKNGIIDFDRSAPRQAPCGVYLLNYQDQEKNLEIIFKKCKDEVLIESFENKK comes from the coding sequence ATGAGCGATTTGCAGAGAAGATTTAAGTTCTACGGGCTAGGAATATTGCTAGGGATTTTTGTAGTGATTTTAATGTTTGGCAAAAGGAATTCGTGCCGAAACTATATTTCCAATTATCTGCCCAATGGGCGAGTGCTGAGCGAAGTGGCTTTTTTGCCTAAAGAATACAGCTCACAAGCACAAGAGCAAATGCAAGCACTCGGGATAGATACAGCTTTCTTTAATCAAAAAATATTAAAAAACGGAATCATTGATTTCGACCGAAGTGCCCCACGGCAAGCGCCCTGCGGTGTCTACCTCTTGAATTACCAAGACCAAGAAAAAAACTTGGAAATCATTTTTAAAAAATGTAAAGATGAGGTGCTGATTGAGAGTTTTGAAAATAAAAAATAG
- a CDS encoding alanine dehydrogenase translates to MGKIYTPFSKEDLMPKEEMLAVSTQKGKLQIGIPKESHFQERCVALTPDAVEVLVKNGHHILVETGAGEGANFTDNQYSEAGAEIAYDSKKVFAQPVVIKIIPPTEKEIGFMQPQSILISSVMPNTLQKRYFEKLAAKKITAIGAEFLQDEHGTFPVKRLLSEITGTTAVLLAGELLATPNNGNGTMLGGIAGVRPTEIVIFGSGSIAEYAARAATGLGASVRIFDSAITNLRQLQIDLNQRIPTSTLDPKEIRKALMRCDVAIGAIECDKRTPSIVPEELVSQMKAGAVIIESNMGNGSCFDSMELTTHESPTFTKYDVVHYGVANIASRYARTTSKALSNFFIEYLIKIAKDGGFEKLISQQRGVQSAIYLFKGRHTHPEIAKRFDFPYTNLSLFIF, encoded by the coding sequence ATGGGAAAAATATACACACCTTTTTCTAAAGAAGATTTAATGCCAAAGGAAGAAATGCTTGCCGTTTCTACTCAAAAGGGCAAATTGCAAATCGGGATTCCTAAAGAATCACATTTCCAAGAACGCTGCGTGGCACTCACGCCAGATGCCGTGGAAGTTTTAGTCAAAAACGGACATCACATTTTGGTGGAAACAGGGGCAGGCGAAGGTGCTAATTTCACCGACAATCAATATTCTGAGGCGGGCGCAGAGATTGCTTACGACAGCAAGAAAGTTTTTGCACAACCTGTGGTGATTAAAATTATTCCACCTACCGAAAAGGAAATCGGGTTTATGCAACCACAGAGTATTTTGATTTCTAGCGTAATGCCCAATACACTCCAAAAAAGATATTTTGAAAAACTCGCTGCTAAAAAAATCACAGCCATAGGTGCTGAATTTTTGCAAGACGAGCACGGCACTTTCCCTGTAAAACGACTACTTTCTGAAATCACAGGCACCACCGCTGTTTTGCTTGCGGGCGAATTGCTCGCCACACCGAACAACGGCAACGGCACTATGCTTGGTGGAATTGCAGGCGTGAGACCTACTGAAATTGTGATTTTCGGTTCGGGTTCCATTGCAGAATACGCCGCTCGTGCCGCTACGGGATTGGGTGCTAGTGTGCGTATTTTTGATTCTGCAATCACCAATTTAAGACAATTGCAAATTGATTTGAATCAGCGCATTCCCACTAGCACGCTTGATCCAAAAGAAATCCGTAAAGCTCTGATGCGCTGCGATGTCGCCATCGGTGCGATAGAATGCGACAAAAGAACGCCGAGCATCGTCCCAGAAGAATTAGTTAGCCAAATGAAAGCGGGTGCCGTCATCATCGAATCCAACATGGGCAATGGCAGCTGTTTTGACTCCATGGAACTCACCACGCACGAGTCGCCTACTTTTACCAAATACGATGTCGTGCACTACGGCGTGGCAAACATCGCCTCTCGCTACGCACGCACCACGAGCAAGGCTCTGAGTAATTTCTTTATTGAATATTTAATTAAAATTGCCAAAGACGGCGGTTTTGAAAAATTGATTTCGCAACAACGCGGGGTGCAAAGTGCCATTTACTTATTCAAAGGGCGACACACACATCCAGAAATTGCCAAGCGGTTTGATTTTCCGTACACTAATCTAAGTCTATTTATCTTTTAA
- the tsaE gene encoding tRNA (adenosine(37)-N6)-threonylcarbamoyltransferase complex ATPase subunit type 1 TsaE, which yields MQTFIAKTENDLPQIAQAIVAELNKPVVLFRGEMGVGKTTLITAMLQAMQSEDEASSPTYALVNEYETEKGTVYHFDFYRINSEEEAYDMGWEEYAYSGDFCFVEWPEKIENLLPENHHSINIENHDGERHISFT from the coding sequence ATGCAAACTTTCATTGCCAAAACAGAAAATGATTTACCACAAATTGCGCAGGCAATCGTGGCTGAGCTAAACAAACCTGTGGTTTTGTTTCGTGGAGAAATGGGCGTAGGAAAAACAACGCTCATCACTGCGATGTTGCAAGCTATGCAATCAGAAGATGAGGCGAGCAGCCCTACTTATGCACTGGTAAACGAATACGAAACCGAAAAAGGAACCGTGTATCATTTTGATTTCTATCGCATCAATTCCGAAGAAGAAGCCTATGATATGGGCTGGGAGGAATACGCTTATTCGGGTGATTTTTGTTTTGTGGAATGGCCAGAAAAAATCGAAAACCTTTTGCCCGAAAATCACCACAGTATCAATATTGAAAACCACGATGGCGAACGCCACATAAGCTTTACATAA
- the rimK gene encoding 30S ribosomal protein S6--L-glutamate ligase, with protein MKLVILSRSEYIYSTARLIEEAEERGHDIEMIDPLNCKLLMQKNSPQILVEGDDIGQVDAIIPRIGTTFTQYGAAVIRQYEMMNIFTTLHSNALLRSRDKLRSMQLLSREGIDFPKTLHFSPENQWNVEQIVDYMGGAPVVVKVLEGTQGLGVMLLDSKMSAVSTIEALQSLGAKFVVQEFIKEAKGVDLRVFVINDRVVACMRREGKTGDFRSNIHRGGMGTPAHLSPQEEKIAIKACKTMGLKIAGVDLIRSRRGPLILEVNSSPGLEGIEAATDINIAEEMIKYTEWGVSRKSLKIDRNNG; from the coding sequence ATGAAGCTAGTTATTTTATCGCGAAGCGAGTATATTTATTCCACAGCGAGGCTTATAGAGGAAGCCGAAGAGAGAGGTCATGATATCGAAATGATTGATCCGTTGAATTGCAAACTTTTAATGCAAAAAAATTCGCCACAGATTCTAGTAGAGGGCGATGACATTGGGCAAGTAGATGCCATTATCCCCAGAATAGGGACAACCTTTACGCAATATGGTGCGGCGGTGATTCGCCAATATGAAATGATGAACATTTTTACCACCTTGCACAGCAATGCTCTACTCCGCTCGCGCGATAAACTCCGCAGTATGCAACTTCTTTCTCGCGAAGGAATTGATTTCCCCAAAACGCTGCATTTCTCCCCAGAAAACCAGTGGAATGTCGAGCAAATCGTAGACTACATGGGCGGGGCTCCTGTCGTAGTAAAAGTGCTTGAAGGCACTCAAGGTTTGGGCGTAATGCTTTTGGACTCTAAAATGTCTGCCGTGAGCACCATAGAGGCTTTGCAGAGTTTGGGCGCTAAATTTGTGGTGCAAGAATTTATAAAAGAAGCCAAGGGTGTAGATTTGCGCGTTTTTGTAATTAATGATCGCGTAGTGGCTTGTATGCGCCGCGAGGGGAAAACAGGCGATTTCCGTTCAAATATTCATCGTGGCGGCATGGGGACTCCTGCCCATTTAAGTCCTCAAGAAGAGAAAATAGCCATTAAAGCATGTAAAACCATGGGGCTTAAAATTGCAGGAGTGGATTTAATTCGCTCACGCAGAGGCCCGCTCATCTTGGAAGTTAATTCCTCCCCAGGACTAGAGGGGATTGAGGCCGCTACCGATATAAACATTGCCGAGGAAATGATAAAATATACCGAATGGGGCGTCAGCCGAAAATCATTGAAAATTGATAGAAATAATGGTTAA
- a CDS encoding DUF6146 family protein yields the protein MRFFVSLLFSFFLLSCATQPVANHKELKIEPNDEGEYDIEVLDSGYDTFLATKAFPESYFTESYLKQRNLVLVNNWNARHSQPRVYNPNIYEVYIDYNPQINYGLNFEWKLFNFFMFVEWQTGERIDGLEPRFR from the coding sequence ATGAGATTTTTTGTGTCCTTATTATTCAGTTTTTTTCTTTTGAGTTGTGCTACACAACCCGTAGCAAATCATAAAGAGCTTAAGATAGAGCCCAACGACGAAGGCGAGTATGACATTGAGGTACTAGACTCTGGTTATGATACTTTTTTAGCCACCAAGGCTTTTCCTGAAAGTTACTTTACCGAATCGTATTTAAAACAGCGAAATTTAGTTTTAGTCAATAATTGGAATGCACGCCATAGCCAGCCACGCGTGTACAATCCTAATATTTACGAAGTGTATATTGACTATAATCCGCAGATTAATTATGGGCTAAATTTTGAATGGAAGCTGTTTAACTTCTTCATGTTTGTAGAGTGGCAAACGGGCGAGCGCATCGATGGTTTGGAGCCAAGATTTAGATAA